A single region of the Thermoanaerobacterium aotearoense genome encodes:
- the prmC gene encoding peptide chain release factor N(5)-glutamine methyltransferase, with product MKIFDALNFGIQYLKSHVSEPRLEAEGLLSFALGVEREYIIVNRDKEISEDIFERYKGLLDLRISGMPYQYIVGKKHFMGLIFKVSPKVLIPRNDTEILVEEVLKRLKKSDVVLDIGTGSGAIAVSIAKYKDVKVYALDISDDALSVARDNAYENGVLDKIVFLKSDLFSSVPKDVKFDVIVSNPPYIRSGDIDKLQEEVKKEPKIALDGGEDGLLFYRNIVRDSKGYIKRGGIIAFEVGYDEAFDVSQILLDGGYGDIEIVKDLQGIDRVVLGKWLGP from the coding sequence TTGAAGATATTTGACGCTTTAAACTTTGGGATACAGTACCTTAAAAGTCATGTTTCAGAGCCGCGGCTTGAAGCGGAAGGGCTTTTATCTTTTGCATTAGGTGTGGAAAGGGAATATATCATTGTAAATAGGGATAAAGAGATAAGCGAAGATATTTTTGAAAGATACAAAGGTTTATTGGATTTACGCATAAGTGGCATGCCTTATCAATATATAGTTGGAAAAAAGCATTTTATGGGACTTATATTTAAAGTAAGTCCTAAAGTTTTAATACCGAGGAACGACACCGAGATATTGGTAGAGGAAGTCTTAAAGAGGCTTAAGAAAAGCGATGTGGTATTGGATATAGGCACCGGAAGCGGTGCTATTGCCGTAAGCATAGCGAAATACAAAGATGTGAAAGTATACGCTTTAGATATAAGCGACGATGCTTTATCTGTGGCGAGAGATAATGCTTATGAGAACGGTGTCTTAGACAAGATCGTCTTTTTAAAAAGCGATTTATTTTCTTCGGTGCCGAAAGATGTGAAGTTTGATGTGATTGTGTCTAATCCGCCGTATATTAGAAGCGGTGATATAGACAAATTGCAGGAGGAAGTTAAAAAAGAGCCTAAGATAGCTCTTGACGGTGGAGAAGACGGCCTTTTATTTTACAGAAATATAGTCAGAGATTCTAAAGGATATATTAAAAGGGGCGGTATAATAGCGTTTGAAGTAGGATATGATGAGGCGTTTGATGTATCACAGATACTTTTAGATGGTGGATATGGCGATATAGAAATCGTGAAAGATCTTCAAGGTATAGACAGGGTAGTCTTAGGGAAATGGCTTGGCCCTTGA